From the Cucurbita pepo subsp. pepo cultivar mu-cu-16 chromosome LG05, ASM280686v2, whole genome shotgun sequence genome, one window contains:
- the LOC111794508 gene encoding zinc finger protein ZAT11-like yields the protein MKRVRFESEIDSLLMADCLISLSKSKTESFRRRVFVCKTCNREFSSFQALGGHRASHRKPKFPSDTSQNNAIKSKPHECSICGLEFPVGQALGGHMRRHRNSSPVPVSLTPPQPVSDDSDCDSGNGVVGMDLNLTPLENDLVRLQLMAPPVGCLT from the coding sequence ATGAAGAGAGTGAGATTTGAATCTGAAATTGACTCATTACTGATGGCTGATTGCTTGATTTCCTTGTCCAAATCCAAAACGGAGTCGTTTCGCCGCCGAGTTTTTGTCTGCAAGACTTGTAATCGGGAGTTTTCCTCGTTTCAAGCTCTCGGCGGCCACAGAGCTTCTCACCGGAAGCCGAAATTTCCAAGCGATACTTCACAGAATAACGCGATTAAGTCCAAGCCTCATGAGTGTTCCATTTGTGGACTTGAATTTCCGGTCGGTCAGGCGCTCGGCGGCCATATGCGCCGACATCGGAATTCTTCTCCTGTCCCTGTTAGTTTGACGCCGCCGCAACCTGTCTCCGATGACTCCGATTGCGACAGTGGTAATGGAGTCGTCGGAATGGATTTGAATTTGACGCCGTTGGAGAATGATCTCGTCCGGTTGCAGTTGATGGCCCCGCCGGTCGGTTGCTTGACGtaa
- the LOC111794439 gene encoding uncharacterized protein LOC111794439 isoform X3, with protein sequence MNEGFWITKGLGHENDSHSTFGSPSLSDAKRARHWFIDGCETQVFPNKKQAIQAPNSKMTGILSNVNVLHWEQHTDNYQSVSHRLIGCVFGPESLRSADLPLTKTSSVIPDHFDLRRKGMEDQYGDDASISHGLEDQVKDNVHDLQPCPRSNSNRDDDGQQAIEGRHYKEIETGLVSMGSAYIKEDDSFSLINQTANDGDHHFGLLDHRGKIDDNVVSIDDDYGKQDPNIISFGEFPDEQDIIPLGRSLGSHDSTFYESSFQPSEVVGVTDLEPSNFDVLVSSPQIAMQKPDRTPKNRPDYKTRKEAPNSFPSNVRSLISTGMLDGVPVKYVSVAREWLRGIIRRSGYLCGCQSCNFSKMLNAYEFERHAGCKTKHPNNHIYFENGKTIYQIVQELRSTPESLLFDTIQTIFGAPINQKSFGIWKESFQAATRELQRIYGKDELSLQ encoded by the exons ATG AACGAAGGATTTTGGATTACGAAGGGTCTGGGGCATGAAAATGATTCACATTCAACTTTCGGCAGCCCTTCATTATCAGACGCAAAACGAGCACGTCACTGGTTTATCGATGGTTGTGAGACACAGGTTTTCCCGAACAAGAAGCAAGCAATTCAAGCTCCAAATAGTAAAATGACAGGAATTCTGTCAAATGTGAATGTTCTTCATTGGGAGCAGCATACTGATAATTATCAATCTGTTTCACATCGACTTATTGGTTGCGTATTCGGACCCGAATCACTAAGGTCTGCTGACTTACCTCTAACAAAAACATCTTCTGTAATTCCTGATCATTTTGATCTCAGGAGAAAAGGTATGGAAGACCAATATGGAGATGATGCATCTATATCTCATGGGTTGGAGGATCAGGTTAAAGATAATGTACATGATCTGCAACCATGTCCAAGAAGTAATTCTAATAGGGACGATGACGGTCAACAAGCAATAGAAGGTCGTCACTACAAGGAAATTGAAACGGGTCTCGTATCGATGGGATCGGCCTATATTAAGGAGGATGACAGCTTCAGTTTGATAAATCAAACTGCCAATGATGGGGATCACCATTTTGGGTTACTAGATCATAGAGGGAAGATAGACGACAATGTTGTCTCCATTGATGATGATTACGGTAAGCAGGATCCAAATATAATCTCGTTTGGAGAATTTCCTGATGAGCAAGATATCATCCCCTTAGGCAGGTCTCTTGGAAGCCACGACTCGACATTCTACGAATCTTCATTCCAACCATCTGAAGTTGTTGGTGTCACTGATTTGGAACCATCAAATTTTGATGTACTTGTAAGCAGTCCTCAGATAGCTATGCAAAAGCCTGATAGGACACCAAAGAATAGACCAGACTACAAAACGAGGAAAGAAGCTCCAAACAGCTTCCCTTCAAATGTTCGAAGTTTGATATCGACTGGTATGCTCGATGGCGTTCCTGTGAAGTACGTTTCTGTAGCTAGAGAG TGGCTTCGTGGAATTATAAGGCGATCTGGGTATCTTTGTGGATGCCAATCTTGCAACTTTTCCAAG ATGCTTAATGCGTATGAGTTTGAGCGGCATGCTGGCTGCAAAACAAAACACCCAAATAATCATATATACTTTGAGAATGGGAAAACTATTTACCAGATAGTACAAGAACTAAGAAGCACTCCGGAGAGCTTGTTGTTTGATACCATTCAAACCATCTTCGGTGCACCGATCAATCAGAAATCTTTTGGGATTTGGAAAG AATCGTTTCAAGCAGCTACGCGTGAGCTTCAGCGCATATATGGGAAGGATGAACTTAGCCTTCAGTAG
- the LOC111794439 gene encoding uncharacterized protein LOC111794439 isoform X1, translating into MNEGFWITKGLGHENDSHSTFGSPSLSDAKRARHWFIDGCETQVFPNKKQAIQAPNSKMTGILSNVNVLHWEQHTDNYQSVSHRLIGCVFGPESLRSADLPLTKTSSVIPDHFDLRRKGMEDQYGDDASISHGLEDQVKDNVHDLQPCPRSNSNRDDDGQQAIEGRHYKEIETGLVSMGSAYIKEDDSFSLINQTANDGDHHFGLLDHRGKIDDNVVSIDDDYGKQDPNIISFGEFPDEQDIIPLGRSLGSHDSTFYESSFQPSEVVGVTDLEPSNFDVLVSSPQIAMQKPDRTPKNRPDYKTRKEAPNSFPSNVRSLISTGMLDGVPVKYVSVAREWLRGIIRRSGYLCGCQSCNFSKVSHQNLSLMQELKMNSVRSNSPFVFPWKMLNAYEFERHAGCKTKHPNNHIYFENGKTIYQIVQELRSTPESLLFDTIQTIFGAPINQKSFGIWKESFQAATRELQRIYGKDELSLQ; encoded by the exons ATG AACGAAGGATTTTGGATTACGAAGGGTCTGGGGCATGAAAATGATTCACATTCAACTTTCGGCAGCCCTTCATTATCAGACGCAAAACGAGCACGTCACTGGTTTATCGATGGTTGTGAGACACAGGTTTTCCCGAACAAGAAGCAAGCAATTCAAGCTCCAAATAGTAAAATGACAGGAATTCTGTCAAATGTGAATGTTCTTCATTGGGAGCAGCATACTGATAATTATCAATCTGTTTCACATCGACTTATTGGTTGCGTATTCGGACCCGAATCACTAAGGTCTGCTGACTTACCTCTAACAAAAACATCTTCTGTAATTCCTGATCATTTTGATCTCAGGAGAAAAGGTATGGAAGACCAATATGGAGATGATGCATCTATATCTCATGGGTTGGAGGATCAGGTTAAAGATAATGTACATGATCTGCAACCATGTCCAAGAAGTAATTCTAATAGGGACGATGACGGTCAACAAGCAATAGAAGGTCGTCACTACAAGGAAATTGAAACGGGTCTCGTATCGATGGGATCGGCCTATATTAAGGAGGATGACAGCTTCAGTTTGATAAATCAAACTGCCAATGATGGGGATCACCATTTTGGGTTACTAGATCATAGAGGGAAGATAGACGACAATGTTGTCTCCATTGATGATGATTACGGTAAGCAGGATCCAAATATAATCTCGTTTGGAGAATTTCCTGATGAGCAAGATATCATCCCCTTAGGCAGGTCTCTTGGAAGCCACGACTCGACATTCTACGAATCTTCATTCCAACCATCTGAAGTTGTTGGTGTCACTGATTTGGAACCATCAAATTTTGATGTACTTGTAAGCAGTCCTCAGATAGCTATGCAAAAGCCTGATAGGACACCAAAGAATAGACCAGACTACAAAACGAGGAAAGAAGCTCCAAACAGCTTCCCTTCAAATGTTCGAAGTTTGATATCGACTGGTATGCTCGATGGCGTTCCTGTGAAGTACGTTTCTGTAGCTAGAGAG TGGCTTCGTGGAATTATAAGGCGATCTGGGTATCTTTGTGGATGCCAATCTTGCAACTTTTCCAAGGTAAGTCATCAAAATTTGTCCTTGATGCAAGAGTTGAAGATGAATTCAGTCAGATCTAACTCACCCTTTGTGTTTCCTTGGAAGATGCTTAATGCGTATGAGTTTGAGCGGCATGCTGGCTGCAAAACAAAACACCCAAATAATCATATATACTTTGAGAATGGGAAAACTATTTACCAGATAGTACAAGAACTAAGAAGCACTCCGGAGAGCTTGTTGTTTGATACCATTCAAACCATCTTCGGTGCACCGATCAATCAGAAATCTTTTGGGATTTGGAAAG AATCGTTTCAAGCAGCTACGCGTGAGCTTCAGCGCATATATGGGAAGGATGAACTTAGCCTTCAGTAG
- the LOC111794439 gene encoding uncharacterized protein LOC111794439 isoform X2, which produces MNEGFWITKGLGHENDSHSTFGSPSLSDAKRARHWFIDGCETQVFPNKKQAIQAPNSKMTGILSNVNVLHWEQHTDNYQSVSHRLIGCVFGPESLRSADLPLTKTSSVIPDHFDLRRKGMEDQYGDDASISHGLEDQVKDNVHDLQPCPRSNSNRDDDGQQAIEGRHYKEIETGLVSMGSAYIKEDDSFSLINQTANDGDHHFGLLDHRGKIDDNVVSIDDDYGKQDPNIISFGEFPDEQDIIPLGRSLGSHDSTFYESSFQPSEVVGVTDLEPSNFDVLVSSPQIAMQKPDRTPKNRPDYKTRKEAPNSFPSNVRSLISTGMLDGVPVKYVSVAREWLRGIIRRSGYLCGCQSCNFSKVSHQNLSLMQELKMNSVRSNSPFVFPWKMLNAYEFERHAGCKTKHPNNHIYFENGKTIYQIVQELRSTPESLLFDTIQTIFGAPINQKSFGIWKATRELQRIYGKDELSLQ; this is translated from the exons ATG AACGAAGGATTTTGGATTACGAAGGGTCTGGGGCATGAAAATGATTCACATTCAACTTTCGGCAGCCCTTCATTATCAGACGCAAAACGAGCACGTCACTGGTTTATCGATGGTTGTGAGACACAGGTTTTCCCGAACAAGAAGCAAGCAATTCAAGCTCCAAATAGTAAAATGACAGGAATTCTGTCAAATGTGAATGTTCTTCATTGGGAGCAGCATACTGATAATTATCAATCTGTTTCACATCGACTTATTGGTTGCGTATTCGGACCCGAATCACTAAGGTCTGCTGACTTACCTCTAACAAAAACATCTTCTGTAATTCCTGATCATTTTGATCTCAGGAGAAAAGGTATGGAAGACCAATATGGAGATGATGCATCTATATCTCATGGGTTGGAGGATCAGGTTAAAGATAATGTACATGATCTGCAACCATGTCCAAGAAGTAATTCTAATAGGGACGATGACGGTCAACAAGCAATAGAAGGTCGTCACTACAAGGAAATTGAAACGGGTCTCGTATCGATGGGATCGGCCTATATTAAGGAGGATGACAGCTTCAGTTTGATAAATCAAACTGCCAATGATGGGGATCACCATTTTGGGTTACTAGATCATAGAGGGAAGATAGACGACAATGTTGTCTCCATTGATGATGATTACGGTAAGCAGGATCCAAATATAATCTCGTTTGGAGAATTTCCTGATGAGCAAGATATCATCCCCTTAGGCAGGTCTCTTGGAAGCCACGACTCGACATTCTACGAATCTTCATTCCAACCATCTGAAGTTGTTGGTGTCACTGATTTGGAACCATCAAATTTTGATGTACTTGTAAGCAGTCCTCAGATAGCTATGCAAAAGCCTGATAGGACACCAAAGAATAGACCAGACTACAAAACGAGGAAAGAAGCTCCAAACAGCTTCCCTTCAAATGTTCGAAGTTTGATATCGACTGGTATGCTCGATGGCGTTCCTGTGAAGTACGTTTCTGTAGCTAGAGAG TGGCTTCGTGGAATTATAAGGCGATCTGGGTATCTTTGTGGATGCCAATCTTGCAACTTTTCCAAGGTAAGTCATCAAAATTTGTCCTTGATGCAAGAGTTGAAGATGAATTCAGTCAGATCTAACTCACCCTTTGTGTTTCCTTGGAAGATGCTTAATGCGTATGAGTTTGAGCGGCATGCTGGCTGCAAAACAAAACACCCAAATAATCATATATACTTTGAGAATGGGAAAACTATTTACCAGATAGTACAAGAACTAAGAAGCACTCCGGAGAGCTTGTTGTTTGATACCATTCAAACCATCTTCGGTGCACCGATCAATCAGAAATCTTTTGGGATTTGGAAAG CTACGCGTGAGCTTCAGCGCATATATGGGAAGGATGAACTTAGCCTTCAGTAG